One genomic segment of Acidobacteriota bacterium includes these proteins:
- the recA gene encoding recombinase RecA produces the protein MSKDEANGISQEKHKALDLAVSQIERQFGKGSIMKLGDRGGVKIPVISTSSLSIDYAVGVGGVPRGRVVEVFGPESSGKTTLALHVVAEAQKAGGLAAFVDAEHALDPEYAKKLGVDVDNLMVSQPDSGEQALEITEILIRSGSMDVVVVDSVAALVPKAELDGEMGDSHVGLQARLMSQAMRKLTGIVSKSKTNLLFINQIREKIGVMFGSPETTSGGRALKFYSSMRLDIRRIGAIKVGDETIGNRTKLRVVKNKVAAPFRIAEFDILYGMGISKEGDLIELGVAHKIIDKSGSWFSYGDLRLGQGRENTRLFLRDNPDLAMEIDAKLRQELDLTPKEIDDEAAAETPAEAAADDAPTNGTRTPTKAASGPRKGARRATPPA, from the coding sequence ATGTCCAAGGACGAAGCAAACGGAATCTCCCAAGAGAAGCATAAAGCGCTGGATCTGGCGGTTTCTCAGATCGAACGGCAGTTCGGTAAGGGATCGATCATGAAGCTGGGAGACCGGGGCGGGGTGAAGATCCCCGTCATTTCGACGTCATCGCTCTCGATCGACTATGCCGTCGGTGTCGGCGGAGTGCCTCGCGGCCGGGTGGTGGAAGTCTTCGGCCCCGAGTCCTCCGGTAAGACCACCCTGGCCCTCCATGTGGTGGCCGAGGCGCAGAAGGCCGGTGGGTTGGCGGCGTTCGTCGATGCGGAGCATGCACTGGATCCTGAGTACGCAAAAAAACTCGGCGTCGATGTCGACAATCTGATGGTCTCCCAACCCGACTCCGGAGAGCAGGCGTTGGAGATCACGGAGATCCTGATCCGCTCGGGATCGATGGATGTGGTGGTCGTCGATTCGGTGGCAGCCCTGGTTCCCAAGGCCGAGCTGGATGGCGAGATGGGCGATTCCCATGTGGGGCTTCAGGCCCGCCTCATGTCTCAGGCGATGCGCAAGCTCACGGGCATCGTTTCCAAGAGCAAGACCAACCTCCTGTTCATCAACCAGATCCGTGAAAAGATCGGCGTCATGTTCGGAAGCCCCGAGACCACAAGCGGCGGCCGGGCATTGAAGTTCTATTCGTCGATGCGTCTCGATATCCGCAGGATCGGAGCTATCAAGGTCGGCGACGAGACCATCGGCAACCGTACGAAACTCCGTGTGGTGAAGAACAAGGTAGCCGCGCCGTTCCGCATCGCAGAGTTCGACATCCTCTATGGCATGGGGATCTCAAAGGAAGGCGACCTGATCGAACTCGGCGTCGCCCACAAGATCATCGACAAGTCGGGATCGTGGTTCTCCTACGGCGACCTGCGCCTCGGCCAGGGTCGCGAGAACACCCGGCTCTTCTTGCGAGACAACCCGGATCTGGCGATGGAGATCGACGCAAAACTCCGTCAAGAACTGGATCTGACTCCGAAAGAGATCGACGACGAAGCCGCCGCCGAGACCCCGGCCGAAGCCGCTGCCGACGACGCTCCGACCAACGGAACCCGCACCCCAACGAAGGCCGCCAGCGGCCCACGTAAAGGCGCTCGGAGAGCCACCCCACCGGCTTGA
- a CDS encoding PilZ domain-containing protein — protein sequence MNSTEWCPVCCTRHEGRRDCPGALLATGPERHAGRVAVEAGGRTEVYGVLIAECRELWRARVLTYPNMLWSVPGGRGALKFVGDTPQDVELQGMDYIRDHCARREIKILEEGVSIDSVSTIPGAPNPEDDAVQAPIGGKDPRLLLNLSVRFGEEKATTSAVTSDLSKNGLFVATDKPLPKATTVKLLVELYEFTIPLVGKVVWSTPHKRGSKPAGMGVQLISPPTMYLRHVRQLSKESETS from the coding sequence ATGAACTCGACAGAATGGTGCCCGGTCTGTTGCACGCGCCACGAGGGGCGACGCGACTGTCCGGGTGCGTTGCTGGCCACCGGGCCCGAACGGCATGCCGGACGGGTCGCGGTTGAGGCGGGTGGGCGGACCGAAGTCTACGGCGTCCTGATCGCCGAATGCCGTGAACTCTGGCGGGCACGCGTGCTGACCTATCCCAACATGCTGTGGAGCGTTCCCGGTGGACGCGGTGCGCTGAAGTTTGTCGGCGACACGCCGCAGGATGTCGAGTTGCAGGGGATGGACTACATCCGCGACCACTGCGCTCGTCGGGAGATCAAGATCCTCGAAGAGGGCGTGTCCATCGACTCGGTTTCGACGATTCCGGGGGCACCGAATCCGGAAGACGATGCCGTGCAGGCGCCCATCGGGGGGAAAGATCCGCGTCTCCTCCTCAATCTGTCGGTGCGATTCGGGGAGGAGAAGGCGACGACCTCGGCGGTCACGTCGGACCTGTCCAAGAACGGCCTCTTCGTGGCCACAGACAAGCCCCTTCCCAAGGCGACAACCGTGAAGTTACTGGTCGAACTCTATGAGTTTACGATCCCGCTGGTGGGCAAGGTGGTCTGGTCGACTCCGCACAAGCGGGGGAGTAAACCGGCCGGCATGGGAGTTCAATTGATCAGCCCACCGACGATGTATCTACGTCACGTCCGACAGCTGTCGAAGGAGAGCGAAACGTCATGA
- a CDS encoding isoprenylcysteine carboxylmethyltransferase family protein, with product MSETAIPTRPSSGISRFIHDLRYRRDRHRQFVGISFIALVTFVARPLESLFLPGAVVVVVGMLIRLWASGHVKKDKQLATTGPYAFVRHPLYVGNHLIAVGFCLASSLWWSVPLWLLITALYYPPAIRGEDTKLERLFGDDWREWRAKTHAQLPSLRPYGGFKLGSWSFRQSLVQNGEPIYIVVFCLALYYIHRLLG from the coding sequence ATGAGTGAAACGGCGATTCCGACCCGCCCGAGCTCGGGGATTTCCCGCTTCATCCACGATCTGCGATATCGCCGGGATCGACACCGTCAGTTCGTCGGCATCTCGTTTATCGCGTTGGTCACGTTCGTCGCACGCCCCCTCGAGAGTCTCTTTCTCCCGGGCGCTGTTGTGGTGGTCGTGGGCATGCTGATCCGCCTGTGGGCCTCGGGACACGTCAAGAAGGATAAGCAGCTTGCGACGACCGGGCCCTACGCCTTCGTCCGTCATCCGCTCTATGTCGGAAACCATCTGATCGCCGTCGGCTTCTGTCTCGCCTCATCGCTCTGGTGGAGCGTTCCGTTGTGGTTGTTGATCACGGCGCTCTACTATCCGCCGGCCATCCGAGGCGAGGATACCAAGCTGGAGCGTCTGTTCGGCGACGACTGGCGCGAGTGGCGGGCCAAGACCCACGCACAGCTACCGAGTCTGCGACCCTACGGCGGGTTCAAGCTGGGTAGTTGGTCGTTCCGTCAGAGTCTCGTCCAGAACGGCGAACCGATCTACATCGTCGTCTTCTGCCTGGCGCTGTACTACATCCACCGTCTCCTGGGGTAG
- the lexA gene encoding transcriptional repressor LexA: protein MALTRRQREVLDVIHQFISEQGYSPSLQEIGEQLGLSSVATVHKHVSHLVQKGLVRRGWNQNRSIELVDGVDDSGVRQLPLLGSIAAGLPLEAVQTAETISVPTEMVRDPQHSYVLRVQGDSMIDEQIRDGDFVVIEQRQTARRGDTVVALVDGRDATLKQFYDEGETIRLQPAHPSMDPIRVPADRVAIQGVVIGVLRHY, encoded by the coding sequence ATGGCGCTGACTCGACGGCAACGTGAAGTCCTCGACGTGATTCACCAGTTCATCTCGGAACAGGGCTATTCCCCCTCGCTCCAGGAGATCGGTGAGCAGCTTGGCCTGTCGTCCGTGGCGACCGTCCACAAGCATGTCTCGCATCTCGTCCAGAAGGGGCTGGTCCGACGTGGTTGGAACCAGAACCGTTCGATCGAACTGGTCGACGGCGTTGACGACAGTGGTGTGCGGCAGCTCCCGTTGCTGGGTTCGATCGCGGCAGGCCTACCGCTCGAGGCGGTGCAGACCGCAGAGACGATCTCCGTGCCGACGGAGATGGTTCGAGACCCACAGCACAGCTATGTCCTCCGCGTGCAGGGCGATTCCATGATCGACGAACAGATCCGCGATGGGGATTTCGTCGTCATCGAACAGCGTCAAACCGCCCGCAGGGGAGACACCGTCGTCGCGTTGGTGGACGGACGGGACGCCACGCTGAAACAGTTCTACGACGAGGGTGAGACGATCCGACTCCAGCCGGCCCATCCGTCCATGGATCCGATCCGCGTTCCTGCCGATCGGGTGGCGATTCAGGGCGTGGTGATCGGGGTCCTGCGACACTATTGA
- a CDS encoding 3-deoxy-D-manno-octulosonic acid transferase produces MRTLYNSLLTPLRLPVALLAAWRSRDVHGQLEWRQRQGRDLPRGTADGVWLHGASVGEARLVQALAEQLRERRADLPLSGSAMTLAGRSQLPSAVELDRTFFAPLDFTPYVRRTLDAVDPKLLTLVETELWPNLIHESHGRGCRLSMVNARLSEERMRRYERFRRLYAPCLSRMHAIGAQSDRDAERFCELGARPDRVRVTGNVKYDLAAPADTRAAWQERLSIADTDLVWVAGSTAEGEEELLLPVYAALRGEHRDLRWIVAPRHPERAGSVTRAIRRAGWTAFELSALTSDVVPPEFDVLVVDQVGKLAELYRLADVAFVGGSLAPIGGHNLLEPATVGVPVAFGPHVGHVEEMAQALLRASGGHQVTDAQGLTRVLGGWLRHPEERMAIARRGQGVVEGNRGALRVTTDLLLELLDGRA; encoded by the coding sequence ATGCGTACGCTCTACAACAGTCTCCTGACACCCCTAAGGTTGCCGGTCGCCCTGCTTGCAGCGTGGCGGTCCAGGGATGTCCACGGGCAACTCGAGTGGCGGCAACGGCAAGGACGGGACCTGCCTCGGGGTACGGCGGACGGCGTCTGGCTCCATGGGGCCTCGGTAGGCGAAGCGCGGCTCGTACAAGCGCTGGCCGAGCAGCTGAGAGAGCGACGGGCAGATCTACCGCTTTCGGGATCGGCCATGACGCTCGCCGGGCGCTCCCAACTGCCCTCTGCGGTGGAACTCGATCGCACGTTCTTCGCGCCACTCGACTTCACACCCTACGTCCGCCGGACGCTTGACGCCGTCGATCCGAAATTGTTGACGCTGGTCGAAACAGAGCTCTGGCCCAACCTGATCCACGAGTCCCACGGCCGAGGATGTCGCCTCTCGATGGTCAACGCGCGTCTGTCCGAAGAACGCATGCGTCGGTACGAGAGGTTTCGGCGGCTCTACGCACCCTGCCTGAGTCGCATGCATGCCATCGGCGCACAGTCCGACCGCGACGCCGAGCGATTCTGCGAACTTGGCGCAAGGCCGGATCGTGTCCGCGTCACCGGAAACGTGAAGTACGACCTCGCAGCTCCGGCCGACACGCGGGCGGCGTGGCAAGAGCGTCTGAGTATCGCCGATACCGATCTCGTCTGGGTCGCGGGGTCGACAGCGGAGGGCGAAGAAGAGCTCCTTCTCCCGGTCTACGCCGCCCTACGCGGTGAACATCGCGATCTGCGCTGGATCGTCGCACCGCGCCACCCCGAGCGAGCCGGAAGCGTAACCCGTGCCATCCGTCGTGCCGGCTGGACCGCGTTCGAACTGTCTGCTCTGACCTCGGATGTCGTTCCCCCGGAATTCGACGTTCTCGTCGTCGATCAAGTAGGGAAGCTGGCCGAGCTCTATCGACTGGCCGACGTCGCATTCGTCGGTGGCAGCCTGGCTCCCATCGGCGGTCACAACCTCCTGGAGCCGGCGACGGTGGGGGTCCCGGTCGCGTTCGGTCCTCATGTCGGCCACGTGGAGGAGATGGCCCAGGCACTCTTGCGAGCCTCGGGCGGTCATCAGGTGACGGACGCGCAGGGTCTGACTCGTGTCCTCGGTGGATGGCTTCGGCATCCGGAGGAGCGTATGGCCATCGCGCGTCGCGGTCAGGGAGTCGTCGAGGGCAATCGCGGTGCGTTGCGAGTCACCACCGATCTGCTTCTAGAGCTTCTCGACGGGAGGGCGTGA
- a CDS encoding HD domain-containing protein, producing the protein MSGSAKTDDSKPAFRRRGRIVYTLAAVLVLVGLAPLTAVAWKLIDENRYALTTAQQEFQLLLARSIAREIDIHVDGAAAEVIRVAQGLGGTTGRGGLQSRAIRNTLNDVVDERLIFLRFAYFDSASVRAIDAGILDEKLEPSFESGLRDAVEDLGARGSVPTMQATISDPIRLGPHDGSAVIVVSAPVVTRGKFRGVISGVVDLQGIWDSVVSTTDTGHLTYAIDDSGEVFASTDTVAVRPGRAAEDSPLVQRFLASKGRGSVTMEFSAKGMSDGAMQLGSYEVTRDGWGVFVQARLDDVYHPVQSMIDNTMRWALVVLALSIIAAMAFAGTLSTPINRLANASRKFAEGDFSSRVQVRSGNEIGELAFTFNRMAGEIEDQIRRLKQAADENAELFLGTIRALAQAIDAKDPYTRGHSGRVNRYSVLIAKEVGLSEEDVRDIHVASLMHDVGKIGVNDKILQKPGKLTPEEFEVMKTHTTLGASIMAPIRQMKRVLPGLRSHHERWQGGGYPDGQVGEDIPLMARIIAVADTFDAMTTHRPYQRAMTFEEAHDRINKLRGVAFEARIVEAFNRVYARGVIRSEDLLADEGAAAIDADDHATERDSPATV; encoded by the coding sequence ATGAGCGGCTCGGCCAAAACGGATGACTCGAAACCGGCGTTCCGGCGTCGCGGTCGTATCGTTTATACGCTGGCCGCGGTCCTGGTCCTCGTGGGCCTGGCACCGTTGACGGCTGTGGCCTGGAAGTTGATCGACGAGAATCGCTACGCGTTGACCACCGCGCAGCAGGAGTTTCAGCTACTCCTCGCTCGTTCGATCGCCCGGGAAATCGATATCCATGTCGATGGAGCCGCGGCGGAGGTGATTCGAGTCGCCCAGGGGCTCGGCGGGACGACCGGGCGAGGCGGCCTTCAGTCGCGGGCCATCCGCAATACGCTCAATGACGTCGTCGACGAACGGCTGATCTTCCTGCGGTTCGCGTACTTCGATAGTGCCTCGGTTCGCGCGATCGATGCCGGGATCCTGGACGAGAAACTCGAGCCTTCGTTTGAATCCGGCTTGCGGGACGCGGTCGAGGACCTCGGTGCTCGCGGATCGGTACCGACGATGCAGGCGACGATCTCCGATCCCATCCGACTTGGACCCCACGACGGGTCCGCGGTCATCGTCGTCTCGGCTCCGGTGGTCACGCGAGGAAAGTTCCGCGGGGTCATCTCGGGCGTGGTGGATCTCCAGGGTATCTGGGACTCGGTGGTCTCGACGACCGACACCGGCCATCTCACCTATGCCATCGATGATTCCGGCGAGGTGTTTGCCAGCACCGACACCGTCGCCGTTCGTCCCGGACGTGCTGCGGAAGACTCTCCCCTGGTGCAACGTTTCCTCGCCAGCAAGGGGCGTGGCAGCGTGACGATGGAGTTCTCCGCGAAAGGCATGAGTGACGGCGCCATGCAGCTGGGTTCCTACGAGGTTACACGCGACGGCTGGGGCGTGTTCGTTCAGGCGCGCCTTGACGATGTCTATCACCCAGTGCAGAGCATGATCGACAACACGATGCGTTGGGCGCTGGTCGTCCTGGCGCTCTCCATCATTGCGGCGATGGCGTTCGCCGGTACGTTGTCGACGCCGATCAATCGCCTGGCCAACGCGTCACGGAAGTTTGCCGAAGGCGACTTCTCCAGCAGGGTCCAGGTCCGAAGTGGCAACGAGATCGGCGAGTTGGCGTTCACGTTCAATCGCATGGCGGGAGAGATCGAGGATCAGATCCGTCGATTGAAACAGGCGGCGGATGAGAACGCCGAGCTGTTCCTGGGGACGATCCGTGCGCTGGCTCAGGCCATCGATGCCAAGGACCCCTACACCCGCGGTCACTCCGGAAGAGTCAACCGCTACTCGGTGTTGATTGCCAAGGAGGTCGGGCTCTCCGAAGAAGATGTCCGCGATATTCACGTCGCCTCGCTGATGCATGACGTCGGCAAGATCGGCGTCAACGATAAGATTCTGCAGAAGCCGGGCAAGCTCACGCCGGAAGAGTTCGAGGTGATGAAAACCCACACGACACTGGGGGCCAGCATCATGGCGCCGATCCGGCAGATGAAACGAGTCTTGCCGGGTCTACGTTCGCACCACGAACGGTGGCAGGGTGGGGGGTACCCCGACGGGCAGGTCGGTGAGGACATTCCGTTGATGGCGAGGATCATCGCGGTGGCCGATACGTTCGATGCGATGACGACCCATCGCCCCTACCAGCGGGCGATGACGTTCGAAGAGGCCCATGATCGGATCAACAAGCTCCGTGGAGTCGCGTTCGAGGCGCGTATCGTCGAGGCCTTCAATCGAGTCTACGCTCGTGGCGTGATCCGATCCGAGGATCTTCTGGCTGACGAGGGCGCCGCGGCCATCGACGCCGACGACCACGCCACGGAACGGGATTCACCCGCTACAGTCTGA
- a CDS encoding HEAT repeat domain-containing protein — protein MGRRRGLPLLVAGFLLIPGLLAAQVDDPAQTLIREEQNRVRFAELLEQGTQHLEDPQAVLREFADAAHGLAAGGDGMLPFLFDEVDRTDQQTFFVCTYALGLMGGEEAKQILLQALERASGDLGDYGIARKAWTSYNLALLGETDSLEWVNARPKAAGHIPLFELTSTLEGMAIILENRATPILIKQHEALRPDPEYRLEWQFLIASLGRTNDERALPLLHKILQEDETLKGRQEAGRALANLARPASTPTLLAVLDNEPNEYIRRAAAEALVEIYPTDQRDALIDKFDKEGSPGVRMALLRMIVPMLGEESIPFLRKHWYRMRPVDRAEAVTSLTILGDNALPIVGRGLQSREGRVQTAAIQALGEIGTPQAQLVLESAVRSPVWTVAQKSAIEMAYRGFDSGAPAVAERVLDKELSEPIRDPTRRDRIYVMMNQLIKLNYGGRIDEFRAAMQAQPDSQLKAFIEQRLVEMRALADNGDDVKKWLKFSETAPEGRLRDLAYRRLSQLGGKPKSARVLVARFDGVNRPTQRLIVEALSAYPGEETTQLLTRVLTTDEFAGYKNEPLRDIAAYAARTLGGSAMRDLLGIAVDRTRGRDTRTLVYWSILAGDAAIPTLQRYRTDRVRYSTGRRGFEQIKLDRLARLIRAGRPLGEYDLPPDELRL, from the coding sequence ATGGGGAGACGACGGGGCCTACCCCTGCTTGTTGCGGGCTTTCTACTGATTCCGGGGCTGCTGGCGGCCCAGGTCGACGACCCGGCCCAGACGCTCATCCGCGAGGAGCAGAACCGCGTGCGGTTTGCTGAGCTTCTCGAGCAGGGAACCCAACACCTCGAAGATCCTCAGGCCGTCTTGCGGGAGTTCGCCGATGCCGCCCACGGACTCGCCGCCGGTGGCGACGGCATGCTGCCGTTTCTGTTCGACGAGGTGGACCGCACCGATCAGCAGACCTTCTTCGTCTGCACGTATGCCCTCGGGCTGATGGGTGGCGAGGAAGCGAAGCAGATTTTGTTGCAGGCCCTCGAACGGGCCTCCGGCGATCTGGGCGACTACGGGATCGCACGCAAGGCCTGGACCTCCTACAACCTGGCGCTGCTCGGTGAGACCGACTCGTTGGAGTGGGTGAACGCCCGACCCAAGGCGGCCGGCCACATCCCGCTCTTCGAGTTGACCTCGACGCTGGAAGGGATGGCGATCATCCTCGAGAATCGCGCCACGCCGATCCTCATCAAGCAGCATGAAGCGCTTCGACCGGACCCCGAGTACCGGCTCGAATGGCAATTCCTGATTGCGTCCCTCGGGCGGACCAACGATGAACGCGCGCTCCCCCTTCTTCACAAGATCTTGCAAGAAGACGAAACGCTCAAGGGCCGGCAGGAGGCCGGGCGCGCGCTCGCCAATCTCGCCAGGCCGGCCTCAACCCCGACCCTGCTGGCCGTTCTGGACAACGAACCCAACGAGTACATCCGGCGTGCCGCGGCCGAGGCACTGGTGGAAATCTACCCGACGGACCAGCGCGATGCGTTGATCGATAAGTTCGACAAAGAAGGCTCTCCGGGAGTTCGAATGGCCTTGCTGCGAATGATCGTGCCGATGCTGGGAGAGGAGTCGATCCCCTTCCTTCGAAAGCACTGGTACCGCATGCGTCCGGTCGACCGAGCCGAGGCCGTCACCTCGCTTACGATCCTGGGTGACAACGCGTTACCCATCGTCGGACGCGGCCTTCAGTCCCGGGAGGGCAGAGTTCAGACGGCGGCCATTCAGGCACTGGGAGAGATCGGAACCCCGCAAGCGCAACTCGTCCTCGAGAGTGCCGTGCGTTCGCCGGTCTGGACCGTCGCGCAGAAGTCCGCCATCGAGATGGCGTACCGAGGATTCGATTCCGGGGCCCCGGCAGTCGCCGAACGGGTCCTCGATAAGGAGTTGTCCGAACCGATTCGGGATCCCACCCGCCGAGACCGAATCTACGTGATGATGAACCAGCTCATCAAACTGAACTACGGCGGACGGATCGATGAGTTCCGTGCGGCGATGCAGGCGCAACCGGACTCCCAACTAAAGGCGTTCATCGAGCAACGCCTCGTGGAGATGCGCGCACTGGCCGACAACGGTGATGACGTCAAGAAGTGGCTGAAGTTCTCGGAGACTGCCCCCGAGGGCCGGCTGCGGGATCTCGCCTATCGGAGACTGTCCCAACTGGGCGGCAAACCAAAGAGCGCTCGCGTTCTTGTGGCCCGATTCGATGGTGTCAATCGCCCGACCCAGCGCCTGATCGTCGAGGCACTGTCCGCGTACCCCGGCGAAGAGACGACCCAACTCCTCACGAGAGTTCTCACGACGGATGAGTTCGCCGGTTACAAGAACGAACCGCTGCGGGATATCGCGGCGTACGCCGCTCGCACGCTCGGAGGTTCGGCGATGCGCGACCTCCTCGGTATCGCCGTCGATCGGACACGGGGGAGGGACACACGGACTCTCGTCTACTGGTCGATTCTCGCGGGCGACGCCGCAATTCCGACACTTCAGCGTTACCGCACGGATCGCGTGCGATACAGCACCGGACGCCGAGGGTTCGAACAGATCAAGCTCGATCGTCTGGCACGCCTCATTCGAGCCGGTCGCCCGCTTGGCGAGTACGATCTTCCGCCGGATGAGCTCAGACTGTAG
- a CDS encoding aminotransferase class IV, translating to MRLPDRESLGWVDGQRRPLREISFAVDDPAVHVGLGLFETAAIRDGRLLDLDEHLERLRESATALQINLDHGYDLRAVLIEEARLSGHRSGWLKLLVTRGGRTVVLNGAIDADEAGRPATAVILPWRKNPDDPCANHKTLNYAGNELGLEWARAHGADEGLWLNTRGRLAEGCMSNLFLLRGGAIFTPAIRDGILPGVIRRIVLAAAGDAGYTIHEGNIRLPRLLRCEEAFLSSSVKGIRSLLSVDGRKIGRGEPGQRTAELAGRVAKLRKIAE from the coding sequence GTGAGACTCCCTGATCGGGAGAGTCTGGGGTGGGTGGACGGTCAGCGACGACCGCTTAGGGAGATCTCCTTCGCCGTCGATGACCCTGCGGTTCACGTCGGCCTGGGCCTTTTTGAAACCGCGGCGATCCGCGACGGCCGCCTTCTTGATCTCGATGAACACCTCGAGCGACTGCGTGAGAGCGCGACCGCCCTTCAGATCAATCTGGATCACGGGTACGACCTTCGTGCGGTCCTGATCGAGGAGGCCCGGTTATCGGGCCATCGTTCCGGCTGGTTGAAACTGCTGGTGACCCGCGGAGGTCGCACCGTCGTCCTCAACGGTGCCATCGACGCCGACGAGGCCGGTCGGCCGGCGACTGCCGTCATCTTGCCGTGGCGCAAGAACCCCGATGACCCGTGTGCCAACCACAAGACCCTGAACTATGCAGGGAACGAGCTGGGTCTGGAGTGGGCGCGGGCGCATGGTGCCGACGAGGGGCTCTGGCTCAACACGCGGGGCCGATTGGCAGAGGGCTGCATGAGCAACCTGTTCCTGCTGCGAGGGGGCGCGATCTTCACGCCGGCCATCCGTGACGGGATCCTGCCCGGTGTCATCCGACGCATCGTCCTGGCCGCGGCAGGGGACGCCGGGTACACGATCCACGAGGGCAATATCCGTCTGCCACGTCTGCTGCGCTGCGAGGAGGCCTTCCTGTCATCGAGCGTCAAGGGCATCCGTTCCTTGCTGTCCGTCGACGGACGAAAGATCGGACGCGGAGAGCCGGGGCAACGAACGGCGGAACTGGCCGGGAGGGTTGCGAAATTGCGGAAAATCGCAGAGTAG
- a CDS encoding anthranilate synthase component I family protein: protein MTGVSPLRLAAALRNLDPTSGGTLYLGHADDTAGEDRGWSFGPTVAVDPRFVGSGFRGETRKMLEAVERRRVARRRVDGSRQTGILLGLGYHALDPAADLDDGENGNEPPDWFWAEVDGSIHWADGVPRAAGLDADGRAQVEQALASAPASPEPPESTTDDVTVRTSLSRDAYLEAVRTIQRAIGEGEIYQANLCQRFECRGRLDLWEAFIRLPAAPRSAFVDWDGLTVASMSPETFLVIDGNGSISTWPIKGTRVRDADPAEDRRLADELLRSEKDRAELLMIVDLERNDLGRIALPGTVRVGPFPELRRYTNVQHLVTRVSATLRPECGLPEWIEATFPGGSITGAPKIRARQLLAEIEPVPRNFFTGSLVWLGDDGHVESSILIRTYVGHGDRTWIGAGGGIVTDSDPVAEWRESNDKVRPLCRGLGFEPEDAA from the coding sequence TTGACGGGAGTCTCGCCCCTCCGACTGGCCGCGGCCCTACGGAACCTCGATCCGACCTCCGGCGGAACGCTCTATCTCGGTCACGCCGACGACACCGCCGGCGAGGATCGTGGTTGGAGCTTCGGCCCCACCGTCGCCGTCGATCCTCGTTTCGTGGGATCCGGGTTTCGTGGAGAGACCCGGAAGATGTTGGAGGCCGTCGAGCGTCGTCGTGTGGCCCGTCGTCGTGTCGACGGATCGCGACAGACCGGCATCCTCCTCGGACTCGGGTACCACGCCCTCGATCCGGCGGCCGACCTCGATGACGGCGAAAACGGGAACGAGCCCCCCGACTGGTTCTGGGCCGAGGTCGATGGCTCGATCCACTGGGCCGATGGCGTTCCACGTGCGGCCGGTCTCGATGCCGATGGACGCGCACAGGTTGAGCAGGCGCTGGCGAGCGCCCCCGCGTCTCCAGAGCCTCCCGAGTCCACGACCGACGACGTGACCGTGCGCACCAGCCTCTCGCGCGATGCCTACCTGGAGGCGGTGCGGACGATCCAGCGTGCCATCGGCGAGGGGGAGATCTACCAGGCGAATCTCTGTCAGCGGTTCGAGTGTCGTGGCCGTCTCGATCTATGGGAGGCCTTCATCCGTCTTCCGGCTGCACCCCGTTCGGCGTTCGTCGACTGGGACGGTCTGACGGTGGCGTCGATGTCCCCGGAGACGTTCCTGGTGATCGATGGCAACGGATCGATCTCGACCTGGCCCATCAAGGGGACGCGGGTGCGCGATGCGGACCCGGCGGAAGACAGACGTCTTGCCGACGAACTCCTCCGGTCCGAGAAGGACCGGGCCGAACTCCTGATGATCGTCGATCTCGAGCGAAACGATCTCGGTCGGATCGCGCTTCCCGGAACGGTCCGGGTCGGTCCGTTTCCCGAGCTTCGTCGCTATACCAACGTTCAACATCTCGTGACGCGTGTGTCGGCGACGTTACGCCCCGAGTGCGGCCTGCCGGAGTGGATCGAGGCGACGTTTCCCGGTGGATCCATCACGGGCGCGCCGAAGATCCGAGCCCGACAACTGCTTGCCGAGATCGAACCGGTGCCACGGAACTTCTTTACGGGCTCCCTGGTCTGGCTGGGTGATGACGGACACGTCGAATCGAGTATCCTGATCCGGACCTATGTGGGCCACGGCGATCGAACCTGGATCGGTGCCGGCGGCGGCATCGTGACCGACTCCGATCCCGTCGCAGAGTGGCGAGAGTCCAACGACAAGGTGCGCCCCCTCTGTCGGGGGCTGGGATTCGAACCGGAGGATGCAGCGTGA